A single genomic interval of Hemibagrus wyckioides isolate EC202008001 linkage group LG13, SWU_Hwy_1.0, whole genome shotgun sequence harbors:
- the LOC131363874 gene encoding uncharacterized protein LOC131363874 isoform X2: MCIIAAHPVFQIVAPQTQRKWHKRAHRTRQNWILRNLDFLRSHVQPRQGVSTLNLDEMYDSGDDQVLHNEELEESDTSESSSHDPSQPRSSTIWHKQSQRPKLREEDKLEREKVDILKQVASSVCSNTEDSDDIFGKQVASEMRLLKNTTKKIQARRAIMRVLYEAQDRFMSAQCRAQVPYPPGPPTQPTFSHFVEHSAPHQPLFQVSPYQQTPLSTSYTQLLDGRYTQGGDKNSTE, translated from the exons ATGTGCATCATCGCTGCACACCCAGTTTTCCAAATTGTTGCACCCCAAACCCAGCGGAAGTGGCACAAAAGAGCTCACAGAACTAGACAGAACTGGATTCTCAGGAATTTAGATTTTCTCAGGTCTCACGTGCAGCCTCGCCAGGGTGTCAGTACACTTAAT CTGGATGAAATGTACGACAGTGGAGATGACCAAGTGCTGCATAATGAGGAATTAGAGGAATCAGATACATCAGAGTCCTCTTCACATGATCCATCACAACCAAGAAGCTCCACAATCTGGCACAAGCAGAGTCAAAGGCCAAAGCTGAGAGAAGAGGACAAGTTGGAGAGGGAGAAGGTGGACATCCTGAAGCAAGTTGCTAGTTCTGTCTGTAGCAACACTGAAGATTCTGATGACATTTTTGGCAAACAAGTAGCCAGTGAAATGCGTCTTCTTAAAAATACAACCAAGAAAATACAGGCTAGGCGAGCAATAATGAGAGTTTTATATGAAGCACAAGATAGGTTCATGTCTGCACAGTGTAGGGCGCAAGTACCTTATCCTCCAGGCCCACCCACTCAGCCTACATTTTCCCACTTTGTGGAGCATTCAGCACCACATCAGCCACTATTTCAGGTTTCTCCTTACCAACAGACTCCTCTATCAACAAGCTACACACAGTTGCTCGATGGACGTTATACTCAAGGAGGAGATAAAAACAGTACTGAGTaa
- the LOC131363874 gene encoding uncharacterized protein LOC131363874 isoform X1: MKMNNFFSIGSTNMCIIAAHPVFQIVAPQTQRKWHKRAHRTRQNWILRNLDFLRSHVQPRQGVSTLNLDEMYDSGDDQVLHNEELEESDTSESSSHDPSQPRSSTIWHKQSQRPKLREEDKLEREKVDILKQVASSVCSNTEDSDDIFGKQVASEMRLLKNTTKKIQARRAIMRVLYEAQDRFMSAQCRAQVPYPPGPPTQPTFSHFVEHSAPHQPLFQVSPYQQTPLSTSYTQLLDGRYTQGGDKNSTE, translated from the exons atgaaaatgaataatttttttagcATCGGAAGTACAAACATGTGCATCATCGCTGCACACCCAGTTTTCCAAATTGTTGCACCCCAAACCCAGCGGAAGTGGCACAAAAGAGCTCACAGAACTAGACAGAACTGGATTCTCAGGAATTTAGATTTTCTCAGGTCTCACGTGCAGCCTCGCCAGGGTGTCAGTACACTTAAT CTGGATGAAATGTACGACAGTGGAGATGACCAAGTGCTGCATAATGAGGAATTAGAGGAATCAGATACATCAGAGTCCTCTTCACATGATCCATCACAACCAAGAAGCTCCACAATCTGGCACAAGCAGAGTCAAAGGCCAAAGCTGAGAGAAGAGGACAAGTTGGAGAGGGAGAAGGTGGACATCCTGAAGCAAGTTGCTAGTTCTGTCTGTAGCAACACTGAAGATTCTGATGACATTTTTGGCAAACAAGTAGCCAGTGAAATGCGTCTTCTTAAAAATACAACCAAGAAAATACAGGCTAGGCGAGCAATAATGAGAGTTTTATATGAAGCACAAGATAGGTTCATGTCTGCACAGTGTAGGGCGCAAGTACCTTATCCTCCAGGCCCACCCACTCAGCCTACATTTTCCCACTTTGTGGAGCATTCAGCACCACATCAGCCACTATTTCAGGTTTCTCCTTACCAACAGACTCCTCTATCAACAAGCTACACACAGTTGCTCGATGGACGTTATACTCAAGGAGGAGATAAAAACAGTACTGAGTaa
- the LOC131363875 gene encoding uncharacterized protein LOC131363875, with protein MVTSSKQKQSVALILLMTCLENKNRKKRRRRVWSKSWLGKRGRYGLPILQSELEDTHTHLRRAITAKERLSVTLGHRMGRTTVSRIVQETCEVLYHVLKEKYMKTPVAETEWRDVAKGFQERWKFPHCLGAIDGKHITILPPGNSRSTFRNYKSRFSILLMAIADSQYRFLYANVGTQGRVSDGGLIAHSDLRKAMDQRVFKCSSG; from the exons ATGGTAACTAgcagcaaacaaaaacaatctgtAGCGTTAATTTTGTTAATGACATGccttgaaaataaaaacagaaaaaaacgaAGACGACGTGTCTGGAGCAAGTCATGGCTGGGCAAAAGAGGACGTTATGGACTTCCAATTCTACAGAGCGAACTTGAG gacacacacacacatctgagaaGAGCAATTACTGCTAAGGAGAGACTCTCTGTGACACTTGGCCACAG AATGGGACGGACTACTGTTTCAAGGATTGTTCAAGAGACATGTGAGGTGTTGTACCATGTGCTTAAGGAAAAGTACATGAAG acTCCAGTGGCAGAAACTGAGTGGAGAGATGTGGCTAAAGGATTCCAGGAAAGGTGGAAATTTCCACATTGCCTTGGGGCAATCGATGGAAAACACATCACCATTCTTCCCCCAGGGAACAGCAGGAGCACTTTTAGGAACTACAAGTCCCGTTTTTCTATCTTGCTGATGGCAATTGCTGATTCGCAGTACAGATTTTTGTATGCCAATGTTGGTACTCAGGGAAGAGTGTCTGATGGGGGCCTCATTGCCCACTCCGATCTTCGAAAGGCAATGGACCAAAGGGTTTTTAAATGTTCCTCTGGCTGA